GATCAGCTCGGCCAGAGGCTGCCCAAGGGACCGGCAGCCCGAGTACTTGAACCGGTGCACCGCCTCCCTGACGACGGGGTTGAATCCGACCGTCTGGCGCGCCAGGTCGAAAAAAAGCACCCGGCCCTCGCAGTCCCGGCAGCGGGCGGCCGGCCGGCGGCCCGGACGGCCGCAGAGGGCGCAGGATTCGGGCCCCAGGCGGGGCAGACCATCAAAGCACTCGCGACAGAGCCCGCCCCGAGCCATCCGGGCGCAGCCGGCACACCTTTCGGGGCATAGCAGGTCTCCCAGTCCCAACATGTGAGAAATAGTAGGAAACGCTGCTGACATAAACCGGCCGGCGTGCTGGAATTAGCTGTCCGAGGTTCGCTTCT
The sequence above is a segment of the Actinomycetota bacterium genome. Coding sequences within it:
- a CDS encoding double zinc ribbon domain-containing protein, with translation MLGLGDLLCPERCAGCARMARGGLCRECFDGLPRLGPESCALCGRPGRRPAARCRDCEGRVLFFDLARQTVGFNPVVREAVHRFKYSGCRSLGQPLAELI